The Winogradskyella schleiferi genome has a window encoding:
- a CDS encoding aldehyde dehydrogenase family protein: MNDNPFFELFSKQQQNQFAVGNTTYKQRLKKLNTLQQAIEVTYRSQIQEALQMDLGKPVVEAELTEIYAIIGDIKHAKKHLRQWMKKQSVETPLSMLGSSSYITYEPKGVCLIISPWNFPFNLTFGPLVSAIAAGNTAIIKPSEMTPNSSSLMAKIIEDVFPEDEVALVEGEVEVSTELLKLPFNHIFFTGSPKVGKIVMEAASKHLASVTLELGGKSPTIVDKTANIDKAAKKIMWAKFLNCGQICVSPDYVLIDESVKLPFIKSCKKWLQTFYNDNPKASDSYGNIVTDKHFERLSSYLENAKTLNAKFEVGGETDSSSKFIEPTIISDLKPEAKLLEEEIFGPILPIVTYESLDMAIAYVNSKPRPLALYIYSKSKTNTNKILNNTRAGGSCINNSVLHYANHNLPFGGTNNSGIGKSHGFFGFKAFSNERSVLKQHTFGVTELLFPPYSGFKEKLARLTIKWF, from the coding sequence ATGAATGATAACCCCTTTTTTGAATTGTTTAGTAAGCAACAGCAAAATCAATTTGCTGTAGGGAATACCACCTATAAACAAAGACTAAAAAAATTAAACACACTTCAGCAAGCCATAGAAGTGACCTATAGATCACAAATACAAGAAGCTTTGCAAATGGATCTAGGCAAACCTGTGGTAGAAGCGGAACTTACAGAAATCTATGCCATTATCGGAGATATAAAGCACGCTAAAAAGCATTTGAGACAATGGATGAAAAAACAAAGCGTAGAAACGCCACTGTCAATGTTAGGTTCTAGCTCTTACATTACATATGAACCTAAAGGCGTTTGTTTAATTATTTCGCCGTGGAACTTTCCTTTTAATTTGACATTTGGACCATTGGTATCTGCCATTGCCGCAGGAAACACAGCGATCATTAAACCTTCTGAAATGACACCAAACTCTTCTTCACTAATGGCAAAGATTATTGAGGATGTATTTCCTGAAGACGAAGTTGCGTTAGTTGAAGGTGAAGTAGAGGTTTCAACGGAATTATTAAAGCTGCCTTTTAATCATATCTTTTTTACGGGCTCTCCGAAAGTTGGGAAAATAGTTATGGAAGCGGCCTCAAAGCATTTAGCTTCTGTAACTTTAGAACTTGGAGGGAAATCGCCGACCATAGTTGATAAAACTGCCAATATTGATAAAGCCGCAAAGAAAATTATGTGGGCTAAATTTTTGAATTGTGGTCAGATCTGTGTCTCGCCAGATTATGTATTGATAGATGAAAGCGTAAAATTGCCATTCATTAAATCATGTAAAAAATGGCTTCAAACTTTTTATAATGATAATCCAAAGGCATCGGATTCCTACGGAAACATAGTAACGGATAAACATTTTGAACGCTTAAGTTCTTATCTTGAAAATGCTAAAACACTTAATGCTAAATTTGAAGTTGGCGGCGAAACCGATAGCAGTTCAAAATTTATTGAACCTACCATTATTTCAGATTTAAAGCCTGAAGCTAAACTGTTGGAAGAAGAAATATTCGGCCCTATATTGCCCATTGTGACTTATGAGAGTTTGGATATGGCCATTGCCTATGTCAACTCCAAACCGAGACCATTAGCGCTTTATATTTATAGTAAAAGCAAAACGAACACCAACAAAATTTTAAACAACACTAGAGCAGGAGGTAGCTGCATCAATAATAGCGTGCTGCATTATGCTAATCATAATCTGCCTTTTGGTGGCACCAACAATAGTGGTATTGGAAAAAGCCATGGGTTTTTTGGCTTTAAGGCGTTTAGTAATGAGCGCTCGGTTTTAAAACAACATACGTTTGGAGTTACGGAGTTGTTGTTTCCGCCTTATAGTGGGTTTAAGGAGAAGTTGGCTAGACTAACTATAAAATGGTTTTAG
- a CDS encoding FG-GAP repeat protein: MNVQNLRAVLLLLLFSYAISAQVGIGTTNPEGALDIVSSNSGLVLPRVTNIENVTDTQGNPAINGTVVYDTSRDKICFRINGKWLCLGDNGTGTASMEFEKLPPSNYSAYIKASNTNNSDQFGKSVAISGDGLRIAVGASGEDSNATGINGNQTDNSASIAGAVYVFVNNSGTWTQEAYIKASNTDANDRFGSDVSLNYDGSILAVSATGERSNATGVNGDQSNNSAGSNTGAVYIFENNGSWSQIAYVKASNTEAGDLFGRSIAISDDGSYLVVSATGEESNATGVNGDETNNSSTGSGAVYIFENNSGTWSQQAYIKASNTDNFDEFGGSIDINADGSTLVVGARGESSLSTGINSNQTDNSASRPGAVYVFERSGTTWSQTTYIKPSVIDANDQFGWTVSISNDGNLIAVGLWGEDSSATGINGDNTNNSVTNAGAVYIFEKYSGNWIEEAYIKASFTESNDLFGRVVSLSGNGKRLLVTVSSEDSSATGFNGNQSNNSRSNSGAVYAFKRNNGVWTEEAYIKNIVTDFSDEFGASIAIANDGCNIVASVFSEDSNATGVGGDFNDNSSANSGAVMVID, encoded by the coding sequence ATGAACGTTCAAAACCTACGGGCTGTTTTGTTATTACTTCTATTTTCTTATGCTATAAGCGCTCAAGTTGGTATTGGCACTACAAATCCTGAAGGAGCACTAGATATTGTTTCCAGTAACTCTGGACTTGTTCTACCTAGAGTTACAAATATTGAAAACGTTACGGATACTCAGGGAAACCCAGCAATTAATGGAACCGTTGTTTATGATACATCACGAGATAAAATTTGTTTTCGCATAAACGGAAAATGGTTATGCCTTGGAGATAATGGAACTGGAACTGCATCGATGGAGTTTGAAAAGTTACCACCTTCCAACTATTCAGCATACATTAAAGCCTCAAACACCAATAACAGTGATCAATTTGGTAAATCTGTAGCTATTAGTGGAGATGGGTTGCGTATAGCTGTTGGTGCTTCAGGCGAAGATAGTAATGCCACAGGGATAAATGGAAATCAAACAGATAATTCAGCTAGTATTGCAGGAGCCGTTTATGTCTTTGTAAATAATAGTGGAACATGGACGCAAGAAGCTTATATAAAAGCTTCAAATACAGATGCGAATGATCGTTTTGGCTCAGACGTTTCATTAAATTATGACGGCAGTATACTAGCCGTTTCAGCAACTGGTGAGCGAAGTAATGCAACCGGTGTTAATGGAGATCAATCAAATAATTCGGCCGGTAGTAATACTGGTGCTGTCTATATTTTTGAAAACAATGGCTCTTGGTCACAAATTGCTTATGTAAAAGCTTCAAATACTGAAGCTGGTGATTTATTTGGCAGATCAATTGCTATTAGTGATGATGGCTCGTACTTAGTAGTATCTGCTACTGGAGAAGAAAGTAATGCCACAGGTGTTAACGGTGACGAAACTAACAATTCGTCAACGGGTTCTGGTGCAGTTTATATTTTTGAAAACAATTCCGGCACATGGTCTCAACAAGCCTATATAAAAGCCTCAAATACAGACAACTTTGATGAATTTGGAGGTAGTATTGATATAAATGCAGATGGTTCTACTCTGGTGGTAGGAGCTCGTGGAGAATCAAGTTTATCAACTGGTATAAATAGCAACCAAACAGACAATTCAGCCAGTAGGCCTGGAGCTGTTTATGTTTTTGAAAGAAGCGGTACCACCTGGAGTCAAACTACATATATTAAACCCAGCGTAATAGATGCCAATGATCAATTTGGATGGACAGTAAGCATAAGTAATGACGGCAACCTTATTGCGGTTGGCTTATGGGGAGAGGATAGTTCCGCCACGGGAATAAACGGTGACAATACTAACAATTCCGTAACTAATGCAGGTGCTGTTTACATATTTGAAAAGTATTCTGGAAACTGGATCGAAGAAGCATACATAAAAGCCTCATTTACAGAATCGAACGACTTGTTTGGTCGTGTAGTCTCCTTAAGTGGCAATGGAAAAAGATTATTAGTAACAGTTTCGAGTGAAGACAGCAGTGCCACTGGGTTTAACGGGAATCAATCAAATAATTCACGCTCTAATTCTGGAGCTGTATATGCTTTTAAGCGTAATAATGGTGTGTGGACAGAAGAGGCCTATATTAAAAATATTGTAACTGACTTTTCTGACGAATTCGGTGCTTCAATAGCAATAGCTAATGATGGTTGTAATATCGTAGCAAGCGTTTTTTCCGAAGATAGCAATGCTACTGGTGTTGGTGGAGATTTTAATGATAACTCAAGTGCTAATTCTGGTGCAGTTATGGTTATAGATTAA
- a CDS encoding LytR/AlgR family response regulator transcription factor, translated as MKSLNIFIVEDEPLIVSTIEVALRKQGFLAIGDADDYTTALRDIELLKPDLTLIDIQLSGDKDGVDLATELDKKNLPYLFLSSQTDPNTIERVKHTNPLGYIVKPFTETGLRTNIELAWHNYNGSKQHFLTIKHEGRLHRLNQSTIQYLKAFDNYCYIITNTENYLVPHTLKHISEKLQGNDFVKSHRSYVVNLKHIRSVDKNTLSLNNESIPLSASQKYLVISKLKNI; from the coding sequence TTGAAATCTCTAAATATCTTTATCGTTGAAGACGAACCCTTAATTGTTTCTACAATTGAGGTGGCTTTGCGCAAACAAGGTTTTTTAGCTATTGGAGATGCAGATGATTATACTACAGCGCTTAGAGATATTGAATTACTAAAACCAGATTTAACACTTATTGATATTCAATTGTCTGGTGATAAAGATGGCGTGGATTTAGCCACTGAACTCGATAAAAAGAACTTGCCTTATTTATTTCTTTCATCCCAAACAGATCCTAATACAATTGAACGTGTTAAGCATACGAATCCACTTGGTTATATTGTTAAACCATTTACTGAAACAGGATTGCGCACCAACATTGAGTTGGCCTGGCACAATTATAATGGATCCAAGCAGCATTTTTTAACCATAAAACACGAAGGCAGGCTACATCGCTTAAATCAGAGCACTATACAATATTTGAAAGCTTTCGATAACTACTGCTACATCATTACCAATACTGAAAACTACTTGGTACCACATACCCTTAAACACATTTCTGAGAAATTACAAGGTAATGACTTTGTGAAATCTCACCGTTCTTATGTGGTGAACTTAAAACATATTCGCAGTGTAGATAAAAACACCCTTTCCCTTAACAATGAGAGTATTCCACTTAGTGCTTCCCAAAAATATTTAGTAATCAGTAAGTTGAAAAACATATAA
- a CDS encoding tetratricopeptide repeat-containing sensor histidine kinase: MHSQTNSDKQKILDSLISVVDTYNDNYEKIRTLTSNAGQFRYSKDSRILIDKAIRISQTHNNAKLLANSYYSLGNFFYYNSQLDSAEVYLDKSLSYVNDETMPFLRASNLMTKSAIYRKQGNIPLALATMLNSKRVLDKIDTSKLDESQRHKFKGESSVLNNSLANYYNKMQEFHKASKYYDNAYKASLSLGSYVNAGIIISNKGEMLLNQDQHEEALMFFKEGKLLKEKGNAPMRFIMSSVLNIGHAQSKLKNYDEALKNLNEAHQFYEEGDITENLTIAKNYRGNLYVETGNYNLAIKDCNTSKDLAIKAGNLELTTDACDCLFKAYKAIGKYDKALENYQLLSKTNDSIFNENNIKKQTQQEMQYEFNKTQELNALELEAKEKQSKLYSYLAGSGLLLVLVLGFFSYRNKKQSIKLAKQKSLLEATVDEKNVLLKETHHRVKNSFQIVSSLLYLQSESVEDKEAKIAIKEAENRVRSMVLIHQRLYNKDELIGINTKEYFSDLVGDIIESHQFKSDPIAYELDVEPLILDIETITPIGLILNELIVNTLKHAFDEVTSKSKIRIKFNHEDNKLILKVIDNGRGFDGEVKNTSFGITLMKALSKKLKAKLSYTSKMNYGTEATLVINNYNLL; the protein is encoded by the coding sequence TTGCATTCACAAACAAATTCTGATAAACAAAAAATCCTTGATTCCTTAATTAGTGTTGTGGATACTTATAATGACAATTATGAAAAAATTAGAACACTTACAAGCAATGCTGGTCAGTTTCGCTATTCAAAAGATTCGCGTATTTTAATAGATAAAGCTATCCGTATTTCTCAAACCCATAACAATGCCAAACTACTTGCTAATTCATACTATTCCTTAGGTAATTTTTTCTACTACAATAGCCAATTGGATTCCGCTGAAGTTTACTTGGACAAATCTCTTTCTTATGTAAACGACGAGACGATGCCTTTTTTAAGAGCGTCTAACTTAATGACTAAAAGTGCTATTTATAGAAAACAAGGAAATATTCCTTTAGCACTTGCCACAATGTTGAATTCTAAGCGCGTTTTAGATAAAATTGACACCTCAAAATTAGATGAATCGCAACGACATAAATTCAAAGGCGAAAGTTCTGTGCTCAATAACTCATTGGCAAATTATTACAACAAAATGCAAGAATTTCACAAGGCATCAAAATATTATGATAACGCCTATAAAGCGTCCTTAAGTCTTGGTTCTTATGTAAATGCTGGAATAATTATTTCTAATAAAGGTGAAATGCTATTAAATCAAGATCAGCATGAAGAAGCACTGATGTTTTTTAAAGAAGGAAAACTATTGAAGGAGAAAGGGAATGCACCTATGCGATTTATAATGAGTTCTGTTTTAAATATCGGTCATGCACAATCCAAATTGAAAAATTATGATGAAGCTTTAAAAAACTTAAATGAAGCTCATCAGTTTTATGAAGAAGGAGATATTACCGAAAATTTAACCATCGCAAAAAATTATCGTGGTAATCTATATGTGGAAACAGGAAATTATAATTTAGCTATTAAAGATTGCAATACAAGTAAAGACCTAGCCATAAAAGCAGGAAATCTTGAGTTAACCACAGATGCCTGCGATTGCTTATTTAAAGCTTATAAAGCTATCGGAAAATATGATAAAGCCTTAGAAAATTATCAGTTATTATCTAAAACGAACGATTCTATTTTTAATGAAAACAACATTAAAAAACAAACACAGCAAGAAATGCAATATGAGTTTAACAAAACTCAAGAGTTAAATGCATTGGAACTAGAAGCTAAAGAAAAACAAAGTAAATTGTATTCTTATTTAGCAGGATCTGGTTTGCTATTGGTTTTAGTATTAGGATTTTTCTCTTATAGGAACAAAAAGCAAAGTATTAAACTAGCTAAACAGAAGTCCTTGTTAGAAGCAACGGTTGATGAAAAAAACGTATTACTAAAAGAAACACACCATCGTGTAAAAAACAGTTTTCAAATTGTATCCAGTTTATTGTATTTACAATCTGAAAGTGTCGAGGATAAAGAAGCCAAAATTGCCATAAAAGAAGCAGAAAACAGAGTTCGTTCCATGGTATTGATTCATCAAAGATTATACAATAAAGATGAATTGATAGGTATTAATACCAAAGAATATTTTAGTGATTTGGTAGGTGATATAATTGAAAGCCATCAATTTAAATCCGACCCTATAGCTTATGAATTAGATGTAGAACCCTTGATCTTAGATATTGAAACTATCACTCCGATTGGGCTCATACTAAATGAACTTATTGTAAACACCTTGAAACATGCTTTTGATGAAGTGACCTCAAAGAGCAAAATAAGAATAAAATTTAATCATGAAGATAATAAGCTTATATTGAAAGTAATTGATAATGGCCGAGGTTTCGACGGTGAAGTAAAAAATACGTCATTTGGTATTACGTTGATGAAAGCCTTATCCAAAAAGCTCAAGGCTAAGCTTAGCTATACTTCAAAAATGAACTATGGAACAGAAGCGACCTTGGTCATCAATAATTACAATTTGCTTTAA
- a CDS encoding metallophosphoesterase translates to MLRWIVLIILIFILDFYAFQVVRTLTKSYWIYAIYWLLSILVVVNFMYYYYNFIRGESFTHGHGYAVAFLFTLFVPKAFLVLFMFGEDLVRMGSYLIQKFSNDTPANFMGRRQFVSQLALGVASIPLASFIYGITKGKYNFQVLKHTLYFDDLPAAFDGYKITQISDIHSGSLESKDEISYGVELVNKQESDLILFTGDIVNSKAEEMIGWLSVFDKFKAKDGKFSVLGNHDYGYYAYGGDVELNKSNQIQMEEVHKRIGFDLLLNDSRRIEKNGESINILGVENWGASRHFPKRGSLKDATKNINKGEFNILMSHDPSHFDYTEMELNREDINNHDIVVDEPNIINFEKQIQLTLAGHTHGMQFGIELPALGIKWSPVKYRYPKWAGMYKNANKYLHVNRGFGYLAFPGRIGIWPEITVIELKRGKKSA, encoded by the coding sequence ATGCTTCGTTGGATTGTCTTAATCATCCTCATTTTTATTCTAGATTTCTACGCCTTTCAGGTGGTAAGAACGTTGACTAAAAGTTATTGGATTTATGCTATATATTGGTTGTTATCCATTTTGGTGGTTGTAAACTTTATGTATTACTATTATAATTTCATCAGAGGCGAAAGTTTTACTCATGGTCATGGCTATGCGGTGGCGTTTTTATTTACACTATTTGTGCCGAAGGCATTTTTAGTGCTATTTATGTTTGGGGAAGATTTAGTAAGAATGGGTTCCTATCTCATTCAAAAATTTTCTAATGATACACCTGCAAATTTTATGGGCAGAAGACAATTTGTTTCTCAATTGGCTCTTGGCGTGGCTTCCATTCCATTGGCTTCTTTTATTTATGGGATAACAAAAGGAAAATACAATTTCCAGGTGTTGAAACATACCTTGTATTTCGATGATCTACCTGCTGCTTTCGATGGTTATAAAATTACCCAAATAAGCGATATACATTCCGGAAGTTTAGAAAGCAAAGACGAGATTTCTTATGGTGTGGAACTGGTTAATAAGCAGGAAAGTGATCTCATATTATTTACTGGAGATATTGTAAACAGTAAAGCTGAAGAAATGATAGGTTGGCTTTCTGTGTTTGATAAATTTAAAGCCAAAGACGGCAAATTCTCCGTACTAGGCAATCACGATTATGGTTATTATGCCTATGGAGGCGATGTAGAGCTCAACAAAAGCAACCAAATACAAATGGAAGAGGTACATAAACGTATTGGATTCGATTTATTGCTTAACGATAGCCGTCGCATTGAAAAAAATGGCGAGTCCATCAATATTTTAGGCGTCGAAAATTGGGGCGCATCACGTCATTTTCCAAAACGAGGCAGTCTTAAGGATGCTACAAAAAATATAAATAAAGGCGAGTTTAATATTTTAATGAGCCACGATCCTTCGCATTTTGATTATACCGAAATGGAACTCAACAGGGAAGATATAAATAATCATGATATTGTGGTCGATGAACCCAACATTATCAATTTTGAAAAGCAAATTCAACTAACTCTTGCTGGTCATACACACGGTATGCAATTTGGAATCGAATTACCAGCATTGGGAATTAAATGGAGTCCCGTAAAATACCGTTATCCAAAATGGGCTGGTATGTACAAGAATGCCAATAAATATTTACATGTCAACCGAGGATTTGGTTATTTGGCTTTTCCAGGACGTATTGGAATATGGCCAGAAATTACCGTAATTGAGCTCAAAAGAGGTAAGAAAAGTGCTTAA
- a CDS encoding thioredoxin family protein, whose product MSKFGELIDVDIPVLLDFYTEQNDQSKAMHPILRDVAAALGDKAKVIKIDVDKNKELAEALRVKALPTLIIYKSGEMKWRHSGEQDANVLIGIIQEYV is encoded by the coding sequence ATGTCAAAATTTGGGGAATTAATCGATGTTGATATTCCAGTATTATTGGATTTCTACACTGAACAGAACGATCAATCAAAAGCCATGCATCCTATACTAAGGGATGTTGCTGCCGCACTTGGTGATAAAGCCAAAGTCATTAAGATTGATGTGGATAAAAATAAAGAACTCGCAGAAGCTTTGCGTGTTAAAGCCTTACCGACCTTAATTATTTACAAAAGCGGCGAAATGAAATGGCGTCACAGCGGCGAACAGGATGCCAATGTGTTGATTGGTATTATCCAGGAGTATGTCTAA
- a CDS encoding polysaccharide deacetylase family protein: MKIIPAKTPEFVKTLFPNFIWNIDTKKKALYLTFDDGPTPEITDWVLQTLKDYDAKATFFCIGNNIEKYPEIFQNTIAKGHAIGNHTYNHLKGWKHKTKDYVDDVEKTQDLINSKFQISEIKNRDSKIVNLFRPPYGKFKSKQSKLIQELGYKIVMWDVLSYDWDQSVTEETCLKNVTSTAQEGSIIVFHDSIKASRNLKYVLPKVLEYYTARGFLFKSLN; this comes from the coding sequence ATGAAGATTATTCCAGCTAAAACGCCAGAATTTGTAAAAACATTGTTCCCAAATTTTATCTGGAATATCGATACCAAGAAGAAAGCACTTTACTTAACCTTTGATGATGGTCCCACACCTGAAATTACAGATTGGGTCCTTCAGACCTTAAAAGATTATGATGCAAAAGCGACGTTCTTTTGTATTGGAAATAACATTGAAAAATATCCTGAAATTTTTCAGAATACTATAGCTAAAGGTCATGCCATCGGAAATCATACCTATAACCATTTAAAGGGTTGGAAGCATAAAACGAAAGATTATGTTGATGATGTTGAGAAAACGCAAGACTTAATAAATTCGAAATTCCAAATCTCGGAAATCAAAAATCGTGACTCAAAAATCGTAAATCTCTTCCGTCCACCTTATGGCAAATTCAAATCCAAACAGAGCAAACTAATTCAAGAATTGGGTTATAAGATTGTGATGTGGGATGTTTTATCTTATGATTGGGATCAATCGGTAACTGAAGAGACCTGTCTTAAAAACGTGACTTCAACAGCTCAAGAAGGTAGTATAATTGTATTTCACGATAGTATAAAAGCATCTCGGAATTTAAAGTATGTGCTTCCCAAGGTTTTGGAATATTATACTGCGAGAGGATTTCTGTTTAAAAGTTTGAATTGA